Within the Vigna angularis cultivar LongXiaoDou No.4 chromosome 10, ASM1680809v1, whole genome shotgun sequence genome, the region CCAGTCAGTCATATATATCCTAAAATCAACATTATTACTTCATATTTAAGTTTTGCAACAAAAATATtagtagaaaaataattaaaaataataaaaacaaaaacaaaaatatttcgtagttaaaataataagatgCCTAAGATTCAACCAAAATGATTAATTATGTCTAtgttttaatacttttttgtGTCATCTTAACCCCACAGCCCCACGTCAACCATTGAATAGAAACTGCAACTTGCTGCATCTATCTGGAATAGAAGGGCCAATAACCTAGtagaataaaatattcttgTACAATGGAGTGAACTTAAATCTTTCTTCCGTTTTTCCCTGTCGAACCATTCATTTTCTATGaattacttttgaaaaaacaaaactctgaaagaataataattacCTCTACGGAATAACTAATCCAAGTATTTTCGTAATAAAGTCTGATTAATTGTCAAAACTTTAAACAaccataatataaaaaataagttaaatgtttataatttttcgttattaaaattgtattacattattaaatttatttttaatattaaaaagttaaatatactTAAATAAAGTCTTGAtggtttaatatattttttgttataaatcaattttcattATACTCTAttcttttctgaaaaaaaaaattatttacacatTGTGTATTCtaaattctaaatattaatacaaatcaAATATACTGACCAATCCTTGATTCCAACGCGCACTTCTTGGTCCTTAGCAAGAGTTTTGCTATGAACATTTGTCTCTGCTTTCCATTTCACACTCTCTTTCTCGGTTTCAGCATAGTCATTATCGGTCTTCAGGGACAACTCGAATCTCTGATAATCTTGCTCCTGTAAGACATTAATTACAGAACAAAATTACGCAAAAAAGAAGAATCACAGTAATATCACATGTATAACAAGTAATTAATCAACTCCACGAATAAACAGTTATCTTTCTGTGGAACAACAAGGCCAATTAAGATATACATCATTCATGAGAGAGGATTGAATTAATAATggctaaattttaattactgcATGCTTGATTCATATTGAATGTAGTTTTGTGCATTTAAGCACTGAATTATGAAacataaatgataattaataattacCGTGAGATTGCGTGCACGGAGTCTAGCAGCAGCTTTGATAGCAGCAAGGAGGTGGTCCTCTTCCTCGATCCTCTTTTGCCTCCAAAACCTGGCAATTTCTCGGTTTGTGACACTCTCTTCTGGCTTTCGTTTTGAGAATTTTGGAAGTGGAGGTGGTGGCGGCGGCGGAACCGGTGACCTAGGAACCACCTCCGCCATAGATTCATAAACATCACCTTCTGATTTTTCCTTTCTCTGCTTCATCCTCAATCACAAAGACACCAATTCAATTGTGAGCTCTGTTGCTGAGCTTGATCTGTTATATGATCGAAAGAAAAAGTTGAGATGACAGAAAATGACAATTAATTTGATGAGCTAGCTAACTCACCATCAAACCTACCTTTCCTCTCGCTAATTGTAGAAGAATTGATGGTTGAATTTCAGAGTCAGGCAGAATATTGAATATGCAATGCCCCCGCTATATAGTTGCGTGTGGATGGTGAGAAACGATAAAAGGAAATTGGAATGGTGGTTGGTTGTTTCTTTATCTTATTCTAAATTGACTGACTTAAACGTCTTCAGTCTTAACTTGtaagaatatataataattacttaCCCTCTTATCTCCCTCATGCACTCAATTTCACTcctctttcttttaataaaaaggaccttcatttatttcaatataaataagtctcttttccttttcccgCATCATGAATGAAGCTTCCCATCGCTGTCAAAGAATATTCAATACGTAACTGTGGTGGCCCTAGATTAACatgttgatattttataaattcatattttttttactgttaaataatttatatcacTATTATTCTGATTTGGCTTAAGAGTAATGATTGCATATATTTGTGGTTATGGACTTATGAATTAATATGTTTCTCTAAAtgcaaatttaaaatgtttaggTTAGAGAAATTGGGTATCATGGGACGATTAAAAAGAGGTATTTATGTGTCTGTAAAGAAttagattttaagtttaattgaaTTTCACAGAATCAAATTATAAGGTGagatttatagttatttttatattataaattgattttatttctaactgatgattgaattttatgtttaatttaaccCTACAAACCTgatttgtaaggtgagatttgtatccacttatatattataaactggTTTTGATACGAGACTTTCAACAaagtaaattgtttttataatttaaataaaaaaattatttattagtaatGATTCATCTTTGACAAGTGGACTGGTCTAGTGGATAATTTAAAACCTAAGTTTACATGTGAAGGTCCAAACAATtgttattatgttaattttttttttcattttatttattttactcatcGTATTATTCAAatgttcaaatttattatttaattgataaacTATATTTGCCGTTGTTGTTCCATCCTTTTTATGGTAATGATACTAGTGTAGTAACCAGAGGCGATTTCTTTTTtcagataaaatatttaaaatattatttacttttactaATAGTTATCGTCTTTTAATTTAAGaggtataaataaatatatttacagGACTTTTATACTCCTCTTTTAGTATTACTAATTTCATTCTGAgtgattgaaaaattaaattttatttattaacctATCTAGTAAgcttaaatatcaatattatatggatttttcatagtttaagtgtgacatcccaaaatatataacaatgtatatatgtagaatgtatcgattataataatagaaagcagtTAAGAGTACACAATAGATAGGATTAAGGAGTACAGTTATCCAAGTCTGGCTGGaaagttttaaaacttaagTACAAGTTCATAATTCTCCAAAATACATAATTGAATAAAGGTTCAATGGGACCTAAAGAGTGTTTCCAAAATACAGATCATGATAAAATGAAGGctagaagtctttcaaaataaagagctatttaaattaaaagctAGTAGAAATCCTAAGCACTAGGGGCTgggtcttcctcaacttccaaagcttgctccaaaggtacatcatcacctactgctcacatctaaaggattggatgatcattgcaagagggaaagcaaacacatgcaacacatacaaatgcaagggtgagctaggtctcaaacaatcatacaattcattttcaatcaatctAGCATTTCCCAGAATATCCATACACACATAAATACCTTAGTCATCATAAACATaagcatttatttcataaaactcatcaagACAAGCATCCTATCATGTTAAGACTCTAGACACGTCCGGACTTGGAATGAATGTAGAGCTgaggcgggttgtgcacttgtggtggcccctactgctttgcaaagccattgccgaggggtttcacccgaccacacacaaggctagtccgttaccgcgaaatagacctccagtgatagcgtctACCCTAAGACCTCCCACTACTCtcaccacacgcgtcaatcctctctaagtgagaatgagaGATCGTTagagtgttagggataacccccaTATGaaagcctcttacattcattcaatacactaaaTGATCTCACCTAGAGATCTTACTTTCCTATTCAATCCAACCACTTTAAATCATAGGATATACCTCTTGAATCAATAATTCCTCTCAAAGTTTCACACCAATCAAGACTTTTGATCATTTCATAATTCCTTTGAACCAAAATATACACGCTAAAGTTGCCACCAAGTAATATAGTTCTACAAtcccaaaataaataatagttcaTCATTTCTCTATGAATGCCTAAGACTACATTACAACCATTTATACTTCTATCATTAATCAGCAAGGATGACCCTAGTACAATCATATGTCTAATAGCTTCTTCCtttcaatatttaaagttaataaaattaacaaaaagtgAAACTATCTACATGCTcacactaaaatatttaaagcatatgtcaataaaattaaaaggcCTCTGGAATGTAATTTCTAAtacaccaaaaatatattttcttaaaccatcatggcttaaataaaatatgttaattaaacttttatgattTAAGTTTACGTAAACAATTTCCAACAAAGAAGACTAACGTATTAAAGTaactaaatttgatatttaacaaattattattaaaaacaaataccCTCACGACCCTCCCATACCCTTCTTTTTATAACTTATCCAATTCTTTAAAACCACCAATTTATACTTACGAGAATGATACAGAGATCTCATTTCcaataatttataaacaaaaaatataaggtTGTCTACCACTAGCTTCTTATTTCCGTACCTAGTGAAAATTTCCTGTAGCATCTAACTACATCCTCACTATTTTACTCTAAATTCTATACCACTTAACTTTATCTCTATCTCTGCCTTTTCTAAAAGTAAGAAACCATATTCATGCTTATGCAACTATCAAAAATTCCGAAATAAATCTCTTAGTCAATACATCTTCTATAGGCAAATAAACTAGATGAAAACCACACATTACTTATTACATCCAGGTTCAaccaacatttatttttaaagagaaacAACATCTTCAAAAGTGAAAATACAGTACCAAGACTGCTGCAATCAGAATATTCAAGCTTAAACTAATTGCTTTTTAGTAAGATTCAACAACATTTTCTGGtgcaaaaattttaaaacagcagcatttttttttttgacagaaacaacaacattttctggtgcagaatttttaaaaacagcagcattttttttttctgcagaattttaatttaacacaGCAAGAAATTTGTAGAATTTATAACAGCTAACAACATGCCTTTTTGACAGCAATCAGAAATGATTTAGGTGCAATACAACATCCAAACAGCAAGGTTTTCTTGTGcagaaacaataattaaaataatgtgaaagaaagaaataattaaacataGGTATTCTTTCACAATTTCTACAAAACCCATCTCATGCATACAAGGATTTCACAAGgcataaataaaaagaaaaactcagctccccttaccttaaaTTTCCAGCAGCTAAACTCAAGAGGAAATCCAAAGGCACTCTAGAAAAATTGACAGCACCTATATTTCACCAAATGGTGATAGAAATTAGTCTCTAAAATAAGCTTAGGGTTAAGATTTTGGGAAAAAATCACAAGTGAACTACATGCAGCAAAATTTGCTACATGATCACAGTTCAAAAAGGGGAAAGTTACTTACCCTACGAAATCGCAAATGCAATCGGTGAAAATTGGAGCCCTTGATGCAAAGATCGCCTAGACGTCTGCGGAATGAGAATCTAGTTACTCAATGGAGgggaaatctagagagaagaatGGGTTTTGGAGAGGACAATATTAGAGAGATGTTTGAAGGAGAGAAAATGAAATGTAAGTTTCTGAAAATGTCTTCAgaaactgtttttaagttttatttttatttttttaaaggttaTTACATTAAGATTATTAACCTAAGATTTTGTTTCGACTAATGGGTTGGAAAcgataaaaaaatgtgaaattgaGTGAGAAATGAGATTGTTTAAATGGAGAACTAGAAAGAGAAAAGTTacttgataaaataaatttggtagtatattagtatatttagagaataatctataaaatataattttaaaataatttaatgtaaaaagtaGTATTGTCAAAATGGATTAAAATCCGTAGGTTAATCGTGTCCACCACGGGTTCGAATCCATttaggtttaaaaaaaaataaaaatttatatggaCCAATTTTCAACCCGGCTTACTAGTGTTGAACCCGTGATGAGCTGATtggtttttttattgtattgtaaatgggaataaagaaaaaaatgttttaaggCAGCAAAATATTGTAAACttgtttatttactttttgaGCTTGCTTTTATATTACATTTGAgttgtatgttaatttttttattttaaattgtttttggagtttaacatcattttaaaatgaaataatttatattttaattacaaaaaaaacgtattttttaaattaaaaaaaacttgtaattaagtgaatTAGTAAGTCAACCTATTTAATCCACCAATCCATCAACCCGTGATGGGTCGAAccaagtttgaattttttcaacTTGTTAATAAATGAGTCAACAAATGAGTCAAGTGAAGTTGACTCACATGATCAACCCGTAGTGAACCGAAACGGGTTGAATGATTGACTgttttaacaataaaaagtgatgttttaataaagtaaagttaaaataaaattaaaattaaaatacaaaaagtattataaagttataattgatttattgGTAGGAAACACATgtatttaagataaattattttactccCGGAGATTTTCTAACCatcacattaattttttttattaaattagttttttaaagttatagtttaaatttattataaaaataaaatattcaatagtTTTACATGTACAATATTTAATATgctattaatattaatatttaaaaataaaaaatattttattactttacatagtatttctttataaacagtttttattgtgtttaatatatcatttcagattttatattttttttatgtcatatgttatattgatattatttcttaaagataaaaattataacacaAACAATGTCTAGATACCTATCTGGGACtgaatttaacatataatattgataaaaatataaagtttaaaatattcacatacataaataataaataatatataaataataatttcaataagttgatgtaattttaataaaacttgaAATATCAGTATTAGTATAGATACtgcataattaaaaaatattaaattataatctgtaataaaattatgtagTGACGGTTAAAAATATTggtttgttaaaaataaatattttaaatacgaGTGTTTACTGAGTTAAAAACCACTATACGAAAAATTaaccttctttttcttattcttatgTTATGCTATATATAATGtgtgtttaaatttattacttgatttatataattaaagattaagttatatataattttaggtATTTTTTTACACGAATAATACCGATAGTTTCGTAAGAGGAAAGATAATGATGATTAGATTTAACAACTTATATAAGAGGACTTTATGTAACCAACGGTTCTCTCTGTTATAACTTAAacatcaaataatcaattattatcaCTCTAAACGAAgattaattaataacataagACCTTGTAATTAATATTCCACTTTTACGAATAAATTTTACACCCAAAGGACTTACTGTTCTTCCAaccaaaaagaaatgaaaaaaaatatttaaatattgttttccttatttaaaataaaaataatgttaattttctCAATATACATTGAATAAATGTTGTGTATAGTATTAACGGAATGTTGAGCCATTACAGATTTTAGGATAATCTTCGCCATGTCCGTGTTTAACGGAATATTGTGCCATGACGTACGTAATGTTATTCAAAgttctatttcttttaattttaataggTGATAATGatctgttaattaaaaaagaCTATAGTCTAGGTTGTTTGTACGAATCTTATATCCTttgacaaaacaaaaaaaataaaaatagttgtttGTACCAACCACTAGACACTTCCTCGTGGCCCTTTCCCAAATCAAAAGGGTGAAAACTAGTattgtcaaatattttaaaggcaAAACAACTCGTAGCACTTATGACTAACTCAAGAAGATTAGGTGTATCATATTTCAAGGTGaatataatgtattataaaaaaatgtttgtttaaCAATTGTAATTATAAAGAGATATTGATAAAAGGAAGGATTCTTCTTCTCATTTCTTTTCATTACAAAGAAGATTTTGAGTTCaatcatcataataataataataataataatcttaatattaataataataataatattaaattaatattattattattattattattattattctgattaaaataaaatatctcatTAAAACGagttatttaatgaaaaaatttattatcatactattaaaattaagagttttatacatc harbors:
- the LOC108321265 gene encoding uncharacterized protein LOC108321265; this translates as MKQRKEKSEGDVYESMAEVVPRSPVPPPPPPPLPKFSKRKPEESVTNREIARFWRQKRIEEEDHLLAAIKAAARLRARNLTEQDYQRFELSLKTDNDYAETEKESVKWKAETNVHSKTLAKDQEVRVGIKDWWTKSKYAYLNQPAIDSMDLPKKRSSTYVPNFLSYQPKPLYASAIGVF